The stretch of DNA GTTTAACAGAATACACCAGAAGTTAACCAAGTAGCTCCGAGATCCAGAAGCGCAGTAGCCATTCCAGACATTTGAGTGCGGGTAATTGTTTAGACAACTCTAACCCGAAAAGCAGGAGATTTGCAGCAAAAATCTAGAACTTCAGCTATACAGGTCATCGTCATCACCTCCAGCATTAGAAGTTGCAAACGGGTCAGCTGCAGCAGTACCGCCACTAGCCTCAGCAAACCGAAATTCTGTTCCAAAACCTCTAGACTGCTGTAATGTCTGAGCAAATGCCTGGTATTTACGTATATCAGCGTCACTAACACTTCGTCGTGCATACTTCATAGACTCCTCAAAATGCGCGGGCTTGATCTCCGGTACTTCATCATCAACATCCTCATCCATAGAATCAGGATTCTCACTTCTTCTCCTCTCCCTTTCTATGTCCTGCAATTAGAAAGAATAACAAGGATTCAGGATGAAGAAAACCATAACTCCGAAATTAAGGGAACGGAGATTGGCACCGGTTGCAACATGACGTTTAGATACCATAGCACTCACCCAAAAGCAAGACACATTTTCTTAAACCATGCAGTCAATTAATTGAACCAGGTTCCACCTATCAGTTATCACATTCCTAGAAAATAATCCAGTTCAAATTTCTTGTCAACATGTCGAGGAAATAATCTTTGACACTCAGCTACTTATGCAACATTAATGAGTCAAACATGCCAATGCCATGGAAAAATTAACAGAGAAATATAGAACAGCGTATCTGTTTCACTCTTAGCATGACAACGGAAAACTAACCAGATCTTGTATATCAATTACTATATTGGGCAAAAGGAGTGCAGACAAAAGTTGCAGAACAAGGTTATTTTAAGAAGCTTCAGAGATTCAAAAgtacaaaaacaaaaaataaaggcAGTAATAAAGGAAATGAAGAACGTACTTTCTCTATGTTCTCCCTTATGGCATATTTGCAGGCTCGCTGACAGATCTCAGTGATATCAGCCCCACTAAATCCCTGAGTATATTTGGCAAGAGCTCTCAAATCAACATCCTTTGATAAGGGAGACTTTCTCAGACACGCCTTGAAAATCTGATGGCGTGAATCTTCATCTGGCAGAGGAATATAGATTAACTGGTCAAGACGGCCAGGTCGTAGAAGTGCAGGGTCTATTATATCAGGCCTGTTCGTGGCCCCAATTATAAATACagtcttcttcgcgttcatgcCATCCATTTCAGTCAGAAGTTGGTTCAGAACACGATCAGCTGCTCCACCAGCATCTCCACTACTGCTTCCCCTCTGCAATAATACAGAGCACCATTTCTTGTAAGTTGTTGtataaggtaaaattgattctCGTCATCCTCTTTACATGATATTAGACTTTTCTATCTATCTGATCGCTAGATCAGGATGCGAAATACATTGAGGCCAGTAAACTTGTAAAGGTGTTCTCAGTTTTCTTACAACTCAAATCTTTAAACTAATTATCTTACCTGAGTAGCAATAGAATCAAGCTCATCAAAGAAGAGGACACAGGGTGCAGATTGTCTAGCTTTATCAAAAATTTCCCTAACATTTGCCTCACTCTCCCCAAACCACATAGTGAGCAGTTCAGGACCTTTGACACTGATGAAATTGGCTTGACATTCATTTGCAATTGCCTTGGCAAGTAGAGTTTTCCCACACCCTGGGGGACCATAGAAAAGAACACCTTTCGAAGGCGACATACCAAACTTTTCAAACTTCTCTGGGTGTTCCACCGGATATTGAACAGTCTACATAAAAACAAAGAAGAGCAATGATCAAGACCTCTTAAGACAAGTAACTTATATAGGACATAAATATGTAAAGCCCAAAAATATTGAATTACATTACCTCTTGAAGCTCTCGTTTGACATTTTCAAGGCCTCCAATGTCTGTCCAGGAGACATTAGGCACTTCAACCACCTGCAAAACAGTTTCATGAAAGAGGCCAGTAAGTTTGTGTGCCAAAGCAGTAATGCATGCACATCTTCCATCAAGACACCCACACAGATAAGGCCAGAGACCATATATTTGCACTCTAAAAAGTATCGTAACACTCTCAACTTGGTTATGACGGGTTACTTACTGTTTCACGCAATGCAGATGGATTGCTTGTACCAAGAGCAGTTTGGAAGTGCTCATTCGTTACAGCCATAGAGTTCAATATCTCAGCGTCAATAGTATCATCTTCCAGATCAATGACATCCATTTTCTCCCTAATACACTGAAGTGCAGCTTCAGTGCAAAGAGCAGCAAGATCTGCACCAACATAACCATGTGTATCTTTTCcaattctttccaaatcaacctGCACAATTGAGTAAATCATCGTTATGTTACAGTAAGAAGTTGCTCCCAAAGAATCCAAGTTTGCAAGTGGGCCTTACTTCTTCTGCAAGCTTCATATTTTTGGTATGAATGCGAAGAACTTCAAGACGTCCAACTTCATCTGGAACACCGATGTCTATTTCTCTATCAAACCTACCAAACCTTCTTAGAGCAGGATCAATGCTGTTCGGACGGTTGGTAGCTCCCATCACTATTACATGAGCACGCGATTTCAGTCCATCCATCAGGGTCAAGAGTTGTGAGACAATCCTCCTTTCAACTTCACCATGTGTCTTCTCTCGCTTGGGAGCAATTGAATCAATTTCATCAATAAATATGATAGAAGGAGCATTCTTTTCAGCCTCTTCAAATGCCTTCCTGAGATTACTTTCACTCTCTCCAGCCAATTTGGACATTATTTCAGGTCCATTAATGCAAAAGAAAAATGCACCTGTTTCATTAGCGACAGCTCTCGCTATCAGAGTCTTTCCAGAACCGGGAGGTCCATAAAGTAAAatcccctttggtggtttcacaccAATAGATTTGAAAAGTTGAGGATGCCTCAATG from Nicotiana tomentosiformis chromosome 11, ASM39032v3, whole genome shotgun sequence encodes:
- the LOC104090017 gene encoding cell division cycle protein 48 homolog, with amino-acid sequence MSHPAESSDSKNATKKDFSTAILERKKAANRLIVDEAVNDDNSVVALHPATMEKLQLFRGDTILIKGKKRKDTVVIALADETCDEPKIRMNKVVRSNLRVRLGDVVSVHQCPDVKYGKRVHILPIDDTIEGVTGDLFESFLKPYFLEAYRPLRKGDHFLVRGGMRSVEFKVIETDPGEYCVVAPDTEIFCEGEPVKREDEDRLDEVGYDDVGGVRKQMAQIRELVELPLRHPQLFKSIGVKPPKGILLYGPPGSGKTLIARAVANETGAFFFCINGPEIMSKLAGESESNLRKAFEEAEKNAPSIIFIDEIDSIAPKREKTHGEVERRIVSQLLTLMDGLKSRAHVIVMGATNRPNSIDPALRRFGRFDREIDIGVPDEVGRLEVLRIHTKNMKLAEEVDLERIGKDTHGYVGADLAALCTEAALQCIREKMDVIDLEDDTIDAEILNSMAVTNEHFQTALGTSNPSALRETVVEVPNVSWTDIGGLENVKRELQETVQYPVEHPEKFEKFGMSPSKGVLFYGPPGCGKTLLAKAIANECQANFISVKGPELLTMWFGESEANVREIFDKARQSAPCVLFFDELDSIATQRGSSSGDAGGAADRVLNQLLTEMDGMNAKKTVFIIGATNRPDIIDPALLRPGRLDQLIYIPLPDEDSRHQIFKACLRKSPLSKDVDLRALAKYTQGFSGADITEICQRACKYAIRENIEKDIERERRRSENPDSMDEDVDDEVPEIKPAHFEESMKYARRSVSDADIRKYQAFAQTLQQSRGFGTEFRFAEASGGTAAADPFATSNAGGDDDDLYS